agtaaaattaccCTTCTGTTTATAGTTTTTAAGAAGAGTGTTGCAAAGTCAATAGTGAACAAGTATTATTGGACGTCTATAATTAATGGTATTGCTTATTAGTTAATCTTAGTGGGACATTTCgagaattacttttttttatccttaattactagtccattttccttttttaattgttcatttggcaaatcaagaaaatataaacttttttacatattatacccttaattaatcaattttgaaaaaggtaaaacttcttgaaaattttaaatttttagttcaTCCATTTCAGAATTAATATGGTAAAATGGTAAATTCACTATGTCAATCGTTGTTTTCTTAATAAGTACTCTCTTCGTCCACAAttgtttgtcattttttttcccATTTTGCCTTAGTCTTGCACACCGCTCAAggaaaatttaattcaatgtgtaatttgactaatataagTACTATaccaagaatatcaaaagtctACATAACTTCTCAATTGAACTTCACTGCATTAAGggcaaaattgaaagaaaaaaaatgactaattgtttttgattaattaaaaatttacaattaattttggacatttatttttaatatatctgCCAAATAATTATAAACGGAGAAAGTATGTCAAtttgaaaatgaacaagtaactAGAGACTAAGTACCGATCAGTTTCCTTATAAATTATTGcttattagttaatttaatttttgattattgcttattagttaatttaatttttgattattgcttattagttaatttaatttttgcttAGTCAATGATATTGCTTATTGGCTAATCGTCTTCACTAAGTATTCATTTCACACTATCTTATTTAtcattatacaaatacaattatataaacttatttagaataaaaaattatttcgtctggtattatttgtcatggtttctattttatAGTCAAACAATataaactttgactaacattttaaaatgtatttttcatcatattaatatgcaaataatcacaattcaaagtacttttcatataattttagaatatctatttttttaaaatattgaattaatataatctaacttaactttaaaaattaaataaattgatttttaaaaaacgtAACATGCGGGAGTAAAATTATTTAACCAAAATCACAAAATTCTTGCCACTAGTGTGTCTCTctctacatatataaaaaaaatccattCAATTATTTGACTATAATGACAACACACTTttcgaaataaaaataaattctactTGTGAGGGTTAatcttttttattaagaaaaaaaattaaaataataattagaagaTTGTCTGTCAATTCACGTGTTCATATAAGTCAAAGGAATTAATCAGTTTATTAAGTGATACGCGATCCAAAATATTCGaagtaatatttaaatttataatatgagtttaattaattatttcacaTTACATGTTTTACGTTGAGTTGTTTGAAATGATTGAATCAGAAGTTTTATATAGTCAAACCTACACGGTAAAAACGCGTTTAATTTAGATTTttagaattcaaaattaaaaatatcgaaaaagttattaattatcAAAGGATAACAATTCATTATAAcgatcatatttttttataaaaatcttatattttatattatatgttctTTATAACAGTActttataacaataaaaaaatgatgtaCAATcctcattttaaataaaaatttcattagattttttgttgagatgaatttttattaaacacataattaaaataaagtgcTAATGTatacaaaaaaacaaacaagTCTTAGTTAGCTGTGTACATTATAATGATGAAATTAGCTTATAATTGGGTAATTATTAGTCTATGCCAACCTTTGAACATATTAGTGAGACAATAATGAAAAATTccaatatttcttaattatatgagaaaaaattatagtagCAAATTATGTCTTCATATTATAAACTTCAAGAAGTtgaaattatcataaaaaagaaCTTAAATGTTATTAAGAGTtactaattttatgttaaatattattttaaatgtatcTAAAATAAAAGGATCTtggtatatatgtataaatcatataaatttagtgggacacttataaaatggattaaatggacatttttttatttcttaaaaaaatagtttaaaataaaaaatttcctatcaacaaaattaaaaaaaaattattatttaaattagttaGGTGAAATTCTAAGAAAATTACTCTTAATTGAGCGACTTTTTAAGAGAACTAATTATAGTTGaatataacttttattttataaaaataaattaaatgacaaTATAAAGAGAATCATTCTCCCTAATTATGATTGTATATTAAAGTTGTGCTAATAGATAAGTTGACTTTCTAATATGTGTTTAGTTTAACAGGtaatcaatatttaaaaaatggatTTTATGACAGTTAattaatataacaaaatttgttgttgattttatttagccataaattttttgttagCTATGAACAAATCAGGCAATGAAATTTATagctaattttttaattattttttttttgtagtaaattaaaattgataaaaaaaaagggggggataatgcacaagtacccttcAACTTATGTCtgaaatcttagagacacacttatactatattaaggtcctattaccccctgaacttattttattaataattttctacctcttttcgacatacgtgacactatcttgtgggtccaatgcTGGTTAATTTTTTGTCAAACTAGTGCTACGTAGaccgaaaagggatagaaaattatttataaaataagttcaaggagtaataggaccttagtatagtataagtgtgtctctgaaattagGTTTTAGAAGTTCAAATGAAATGACCAAAGTTAGCTAGAGGTATAAAATTAGGctttagaaattaaaatgaacTAACCAAACTTAGCTATGTGAGAGTTAATTTCTACCCTAGGTATAAAGGAAGCTTTTAGAAGTTCAAATGAAATTCTCATTTATTTTCgtctatagatatttttttaagtccGCCGTCAAATCTTAGGGCTCGAACACTAGAAGTTACAACATGAGCTTTTTTTTGGGCCTCAAAATCATAATGTTGTTTTCAGCCATTCTTTTGTAAGGCTAAGATTTAAATGTATTtcttctaattaaaaaaaaatatcaaatcattGAAACAAAATGATCAATTTAATCGTTTCATAAGAGTTTAATTGTAtatgattttgtatttcatCAAATTAGATAATTATAACACTTTTTACACCATCAATTTATGTTTATAGAAGTAAATCTCCATCGCAAGTCTGATACAATTAGGGGCGGGCATAAAAACCGGTATtcggtttaattttttgtattttcggtatttcggttcggttttcgGTACATATTACTTTGaaattcggtatttcggtttaaaccgaaatattatattataatttataaattatatatatttaataattattaatattaaatatttttttaaaaaaaataagaaacccTAAGTTGAAATATCAAAGCCCATTAACTTGAAATATCAAAgcccattaagttgaaaaatcaaacaaaaaattgaaaaaattgttaagtttaaaattttaaaaagcccactaaacaggcccattaaaaaaccgaaataaaaaactgaatcaaattaataaaaactgaaccgaattaacaaaaaccgaaccgaatcgaaatatttcggttcgatattcggtacgcaatttacaaaaaccgaaaaaactgaaaaaaacccaaccgaaccgaaatatcgAATGTCCACCCCTAGATACAAtagttcaaaagaaaaaatatgcaaCGTGCTACAATCGATTAATTTAACatgatacataatttatttacaatGTCAATATGcctaacttaatttttttttagtaattaataattttaagattttttttcaagacACTAAATAACAAAcgatattatttcttttttcgtacgtaagtaaatattattctattattacacaaaacaacattttttttgggGTGAAAAACATACCTGTAAATTGTCTCTCTAGTTGTATGGAAAACTCTATTGAGAAATTCTTTATATTATCGACGTATAGAAGTTAATCAAACTTTATAATaaagtgattttattttttttttgaaaaagttggTGTTGCAatgtgtaaatatatatatatgtgtgagATGAAATAATGGTAAGTCTTTCAAGTTTTTGGATAAACAGATACAAACAAATTAGAGTGTCAAGATGAGGATAAGAAGTTTCAAGATAACAAAATGAGTTGGGAAATTTGAAGATGACAAGTTATTAGAATTAGAAGATAGATAGCAAAATGAGTTTGGAAATTGTGGTTAACTTAAACTTTTATTGCTATGTGATGCAGAGATTATACGAGTGTAATGACAGATAAGATTGTGTACGATATATTACtatgaaataaaagaatttcAATGAAAAAAGATCGATCACAAGTCGTTTGTTTATTTTCCttgtgtgtttttctttttaaaaaaataacaacagattttaaaagaaaatgaacaaaagTCCGTTAAGTTATTTTTTCGCACAAAATATGTGAGAACTATAAAgatctatttttaaaagaaaattgatgaaGTCTGTTGGTTTTTCTATTTCTTGCGAAAAGTGAGAACTGCATTGAATTTTTAAAGCAAAATTACGATTgaagaatataaattaaaaacagcgaagttttttttctttcaaacagAAAACATATATGGTATATAGATTAGGACGCATTtgactatattttataaaaagaaataagagaaaagTTAAATTATGATACACACATCTTCTCCTACTAATTAAacgttaatataaaaattaaaatgaatgtaACAAAAGAAAAGGCATGAATGgtctataattttaattatacaaTACCAAGCAACTTAAATCAcatatagttatatatattaaagtaataatatatatttaacctAATCAagattaagtaataaataaaatatataagtaacatttatatttattgatttgatgtaAATAACATGTACGAATACTTTTTTTACCCAAATATGCATTAATAGccaaaattaaaaagttgaatAACTTCTAAAAGATAGTGCAAATCCCCGCATAAAAATCGTACATAATTTTCATGTTGGgtacataatttttataataaaaaataaaattctaaacaaacattaaataaaataactcaactaaataatactttattttttaaaaaatttgggtgggttattttaatttaatatttgttcagaattttaatattttattattttaaaaaataacgtGGCCGAATCATTACAAAATCGccgttaaaaaaataatggcatgaatgagcCTTTACTTAAACGATAATGGCATAgatgagccaaacttttaacgGATAATATAAATTAGTCTTTTCTGAAAGTTCGATAGCATATTTGagcattttccttttttcttttttttcaaaaatctaatgaatcttgaatttgcTTGCTACttaatttattgatgatttttaaaaaaaatgtttttgtggagGAAAAATTGACAACAAATGATAATAGATTCCTAAAATGTACTATGAATTAATACTCACAAGTCACAACTATCCAAGTAGACAACTAactttaaatgtaaaaatactttttttaaaacaaattgcTAAAAAACTAATTGATATTTATACACTCTTATTATCCTAAGTGTTTGAACAATTTAAAtgttgaaatataaaaaattcccAACTTTATTCGTGTCAAGACTATAAACTAAAGGGAAAagagtctgatatacccctcaattttgttatttagagctgatatatccttcgttataaaagtggctcatatatgcccttaccgttatacaaacggctcacatatacctctgcagttacaaaatggctcacatataccctttatttaacggaaattaaaaaattagttttaaatttatatttgttacttctaattttttaaaacaaattatttaggggtatatatgattcttttatcaaagttcaaggtatattttaatttttttcatacataaattattttttgacttcttttattataattatttgagtttcttattcttattttgttttttctttcattccttagtttaaagaaaaaaatttaaactatttttttgtgtgtattgtaatttaatttcgtattcgaagaaaaaatttggtcatctataataagttttacaagaatattagtgaaacatgaataaatttgattatcaaaataataattataaattagtcattaaaataaaaaaaaaagtcaaaaaaaatatgtttgacaaggattaaatttattcatatgggattatatttttaagaaaaaaataataaaaaattagattaaaattattttttttttcatttccgttagaggaaaagggtatatgtgggCCATTTGtctacaagtaggggtatatatgagccacttttataacgaggggtatatcagctctaaatgacaaagttgaggggtatatcagacccttttccctaaacTAAATGATTAGCTCAAACTCATAAACGTGGATCCATTGATAGTTACTAACTACGAAAGAATATCGATAATTCTCAAGTTAATCTTACAACATTAATTTGCCTTAAAAAAACgggttttgaaaattgaatacttaaaagtaaataagtaataaaataGAAATCTCCCCAAGGATTCATCTAAATTAaccgaaaaagaaaaaaaaaagttaagagtCGAACAAGAAATAATCAAATACAAACAATAATAAAGGAAGGAAAATCTCAAATTTGGGCTTTTGTCAAATTCATTGTTGGGCTTAAGCAGGCCCAAACTTGAACCTGTCCTTAAAGACTAATAGAGTTGCTGCATCATTGTGTGGGCCTGTCTTAGCCCATTTTGTGTTTGTATCACTATGTATACAACAGTGTATATCATGTCACTCATGGTCAAGTCAATAAgcttttttattaagttacaatgaagcttttcaagctaggataaaagaaaatactcaAACACATTAATCAAATATGCCTTGCATAGGCCAAAGTTGGAAATATAAGCATATACCATGGTTACAATTGCAAATATATGGCTAAATATTGGACAAATAAGATAAGTGGAACAAAATGTGGCTACAATTGCAAGCCAAGAGATGGCCAAATGAAATGTAATTATTAGCCAATGGAAGTTTCAAATTTAGccaatttgaattaatttagtAGATTCAGCTAATTAAATAAGACGAATTAATACTAGTTAATTAACAAGCTTATTAATcttaacgaaataaaataattaacttaatgaCTCAAAAAATATAACCGcaatttaaactaaactaaatcaaaaaaatatttaattcaaaatagaatcttttgaaatgattttcgaatattcataacatatatTAATCATGTACGTAATTATACAAAACatacatattattaaaaaaaagtattaaaatgacaaaattacttgaaaatacttattttaaatcgtttgaatttaaaaaagattgatgattaatatattcatattgtggagagtcaaaattgggtgtcaacaattgtTCTTCCTTTGCCTAGAGTCGATGAAAGAGATTCGAGGCAAATGAAATTGACGAATTCAATTTTATCCACTCACAAATTCATCTCTTTAAAACAGTGAATGATAAGGAGTTTTTGAGGAATTGTTGTCAGACCTCAAAAATTTCAATGAGAACTCAAGCCACTAATAGTTCGAAAAACGTTCGATTAAACACACAACTTTGAAATAATTCAAAAGCTATCTTTATGTCGGAGTATGGCCGAACCCTTCTTTTTATCCATGTTCTCTTTTTTTAGTATACTATATGTATCATGATGAGAGTGTAATAAAAGACAGATATGTTTCTCAGATTAATAAGTACTtgtaatagtttaaatataaaaatttaaaaataaataatttaaatgtgtttttaatatttatgattttttttacttctaccAAAAATCAAGGTGTTAATTCAATTttgttccaaaaaaaaaaatatcctaagattttttaattttttttttgtgagtgTGTGTTGAAGAGCACAACTCTTTATCTTCTTCATCACCATTAACATAAACTTCCCAAGAAACTCAAAAATGCTGCAAAGCAAATCCTTCCTCTCATCCAATTACTTCTTCCTTCTCACTTTTCCTCCCAACCCCATTACTTCTCTCACTCCATTTCACAATTCCCTTCACAAATCCAACTCCACGCGCCGTTCTGTATCAGTCACTAAATCACACGCGCCGTCGTCGTTGCTAGCTGAAGCCCCAGATGAAACGGTTGTTTCCGGCGATGAAATAACCAACGCGCCACCGGAGGAAGGACCCATTGAGCTCCCATCTTCAATAACGGATGTTTTTGCTACTTCTGATGACCCTTCGCCGCTTCAAACCGCCACCAGTCTTCTCCTCACCGGAGCTATATCGGTTTTCCTCTTCCGCTCCCTCCGCCGCCGCGCTAAACGAGCCAAAGAACTGGTAAAAACTCTCGTCTTTTTACTCTATATAGTGTGAATTTTGCTAATATGATTTCGAGCTGTAAAAACAACCtcctataattttaatttatgttacgATATTTGATTGGATACGAAGTTGAAAGAATGTAAAACATgcaattattttaagttatagaaAAGttcagttttttatttttttggaacgAAACGGAAAAGAAAAGCGTGTCACATAaaattagtatatttatgtGTCTTGCAGTCAAATTCGGAGGTAGAAGCCTAGATATGGGTTCGGCAATAGCTTTTGCTCAAACAATGTATATGTGTTATGATATTTATTGAATGTGtagacatagtaaatttagaaCATATTATTAGCATTTAAATTTGTGAGGTTGAAATCGACAATCCGTTGAGTTGAAATCATGGCTCCGCCTCTATTTGCAGTTTGCATGAAATTATCACAAAATCCTGTTTGAGAAAACAAAAGATGATTTGAATTCTTAGATAGTTACAATATACCTAGTGTAACCGCACAAAGTGGGGTCgagggagggtagagtgtacgaTTGGTTGTTTTCGATAGATCCTCCGCTTAAGGAGCGGAAGAAGGTTATTGAGCAATGAAATTGGTTATACATGCTCTCGTCGTCATGTTTTTTCACTATTGAGTTTTAGTTTCATTGAATATGGTGATGGAAGTATGAGTAAAAGCATATCACTTCTTAGCTGTGCAATTCTTGTTCAGTTGATTAGAAATGCATATGTACTTGACATGAtatttttggagagtccgaAAAACATAAGACTGAAGGTAATTAAGGAACATAGATGTTTATTTTGTGATAATGATGTGGGATTTCTTTTTGCTGGTGTCAGAAACTTAGGTCAACGGGGGCGAAGAAAACGTTGAAGGAGGAGGCAGTGGAGAGTTTGAAAGCTATTACGCCAACGCCAATCGATGCCAAGACTCCACCTTCACCTGCTCAGGCACTCTTGGGAGGTTTAACAGCTGGTGTTATTGCACTTCTCCTTTACAAGTTCACCACTACCATCGAAGCTTCTCTGAACCGCCAAGCACTTTCAGATAGTTTCTCGGTTTGCATCTCATTTGCCTTTACATTTGCTGTTTCATTTCTTCCACTGTGATCTGTATAATGCATAACAAGTAGGGTAAACATTCAGACAAACTTATTCAGAATGGAAAAACGGGGTGAGAAGGAATAATCTTTACTATGCTTTAGTAGAGAATTGATTGTAACTAGAATGTAGCATACACTCAGTTGTTTACCTTTGGCAGAGTAGATTTTGCGACTGTGAACAAGAACCTCTAGTGAAAGAATCTTGCCAGTGTTCACTTTTCGGTGTCAATTGTTTGGTTGATGTTAATGAAGAGGATTGGATCCTTCAGTTTCATACTTCTATTGGTTACCATTTGATAATCATTCTTTCTTTGTGTTTGCAACAGGTTCGCCagataacaataacaattagGTAGTTTTTTAATAACTTCCCTTTACGCTAATGCGTTGCTTTACTGTTGAAAGATTATAAAACCTTCTCATTTACAAACTCTTTGCAGAACTATAATAAATGGAATATGTTACCTCGCGACGTTTGTCTTTGGCATCAACTCTATCGGTTTGTTCCTTTATTCTGGTCAGCTTGCCTTGAACTCTATCATGGGAGAAACTAACAATAAAGGTGAAGCACAGTTGAGTTCAAAGGATTCAACACCAGTACGTCCTGTAGATAGCGCTGAAGGGAACAAAGACGATGGCAATAAAACTTCCGAGGATACAAAATAGTGAAAGAATGTGACTAGAAATGAACTCCAGGTTTAACACACTATTACTccgttatttttttttgcaatttgtAGACTATTATCCTTCCGCTGCAGAATTAATCATGAAAAATTGCCACCCAAGAGCCAAATTGGCCTTTTTGAAATGGTAGAAATTAATAGGTTGAAGGGGAGCCTTTTGCGGAACTGGTAATGTTGTTGCCATGTGACTAGGAGCTCATGGGTATGACCTGTGGAAACAGTCTCATGTAGAAATGCAGGGTGAGGCTGCGTTCAATAAACCCTTGTGATCCAGCCCTTCCAGGGACCCTTCGCATAGCGAGGGCTTAGTGCACTGGGCTGCCCTTTGTTGGCAATTAATAAGTTCTGAAGCTCCTTGCAAGTGCTGCATGGTCGACCAAAAAGAAAACTATCAGCACttatcccacaagtggggtttgGGAGGGTAGAGTTAACGCAGACATTGCCCCTCGGCATAGTGCCATATTCTGGAACATCAATGGACCCTTTAGGCGCATAAGGTTTAAACATACTGTCACCATGGAAACAACAGCCTTTGCGGGCAGGGGTCTGTATGAATACAGACATGTTTTTTCCTTGGAAGTACGGCATAAATTAGTTGCATTATATGCAATTTTACTGTCGAAAGTTCTTGATTTACTATCAAGAACACAGTTATTATAAGACAAATATGTCAGTTCTGATGGACAAAATTCCTTTTTGCAGCAAGATAGCGATTATAGCAGATACTAGCCAGTTTATGTGCAAGATTCCTGTAGGTGCACGAGGCAGTTCGGATCAGACTGCATCAACGCCAGCAGTGC
The sequence above is a segment of the Solanum lycopersicum chromosome 10, SLM_r2.1 genome. Coding sequences within it:
- the LOC101264559 gene encoding uncharacterized protein, whose product is MLQSKSFLSSNYFFLLTFPPNPITSLTPFHNSLHKSNSTRRSVSVTKSHAPSSLLAEAPDETVVSGDEITNAPPEEGPIELPSSITDVFATSDDPSPLQTATSLLLTGAISVFLFRSLRRRAKRAKELKLRSTGAKKTLKEEAVESLKAITPTPIDAKTPPSPAQALLGGLTAGVIALLLYKFTTTIEASLNRQALSDSFSVRQITITIRTIINGICYLATFVFGINSIGLFLYSGQLALNSIMGETNNKGEAQLSSKDSTPVRPVDSAEGNKDDGNKTSEDTK